In Desulfomicrobium escambiense DSM 10707, one genomic interval encodes:
- a CDS encoding ribonuclease J, giving the protein MSEAHVTLTPLGGLGEIGMNCMALETEQSMILIDCGLMFPDVILYGVDVVIPRMDFIVSRRHKLKGIILTHGHEDHIGALAWIAPYLHDTPLYGSEFTLRLALKRLQERNLESHVTPRPVKPRERLDLGEFAVTFIPVCHSIIEGYGLGIETPVGRIVHTGDFKIDRNPLDGHATDLEAFSDFSRDGVTLLLSDSTNVEREGFSLTEREIQARLDEVFTGAKGRILVTLFATHIQRMQEIFDLAAKHGRKVAFTGRSLVANIEAARELGHLRFNRENSCEMEELAYLDDDRIVILLTGSQGEPLSALSRVARSEHRQINIHKGDTVIMSSRFIPGNTRAITRVINDLYRQGATVLYEKVQAIHASGHAHQEELGIMLETVRPKFFVPVHGEYRHLFKHAELAISRGVAPERAIILENGQPVTLFPAGIRLEEAVNAESILVDGKGVGDVGQSVLKERQILGGEGLVVVLLVQDEFGTIVFGPSIQSKGFIFEQHFAHILEDAKCIILDVMEGNPNCEAYKLEERIRSALRRFFRKVLERDPIVIPLVARV; this is encoded by the coding sequence ATGTCCGAAGCGCACGTGACCCTGACGCCCCTGGGCGGACTGGGCGAAATAGGCATGAACTGCATGGCCCTGGAGACCGAGCAGAGCATGATCCTGATCGACTGCGGGCTCATGTTCCCGGACGTCATCCTCTACGGCGTGGACGTGGTCATCCCGCGCATGGACTTCATTGTCAGCCGGCGCCACAAGCTGAAGGGGATCATCCTGACCCACGGCCACGAGGACCACATCGGCGCCCTGGCCTGGATCGCCCCCTACCTGCACGACACCCCGCTCTACGGTTCCGAGTTCACCCTGCGCCTGGCGCTGAAGCGCCTGCAGGAGCGAAACCTCGAATCGCATGTCACCCCCCGTCCGGTGAAACCGCGGGAACGCCTGGACCTCGGCGAGTTCGCCGTGACCTTCATCCCCGTCTGCCACAGCATCATCGAAGGGTACGGGCTGGGCATCGAGACCCCGGTCGGACGCATCGTGCACACCGGCGACTTCAAGATCGACCGCAACCCCCTGGACGGACACGCCACGGACCTCGAAGCCTTCTCCGACTTTTCCCGCGACGGCGTGACGCTCCTGCTCTCGGACTCGACCAACGTCGAGCGCGAAGGGTTCTCCCTGACGGAACGGGAGATCCAGGCCCGGCTGGACGAGGTCTTCACCGGGGCCAAGGGGCGCATCCTGGTCACCCTTTTCGCCACGCACATCCAGCGCATGCAGGAGATCTTCGATCTGGCCGCCAAGCACGGCCGCAAAGTCGCCTTCACGGGCCGCAGCCTCGTGGCCAACATCGAGGCGGCCAGGGAGCTGGGGCACCTGCGCTTCAACCGCGAGAACTCCTGCGAGATGGAGGAACTGGCCTACCTCGACGACGACCGCATCGTCATCCTGCTGACGGGCTCCCAGGGCGAACCCCTCTCGGCCCTGAGCCGCGTAGCCCGCAGCGAGCACCGCCAGATCAACATCCACAAGGGCGACACGGTCATCATGTCCTCGCGCTTCATCCCCGGCAACACCCGGGCCATCACGCGGGTCATCAACGACCTCTACCGCCAGGGGGCCACAGTCCTGTACGAAAAGGTGCAGGCCATCCACGCCTCGGGGCACGCACACCAGGAAGAGCTGGGGATCATGCTCGAAACGGTGCGGCCCAAATTCTTCGTGCCGGTTCACGGCGAGTACCGCCACCTCTTCAAGCACGCAGAGCTGGCCATATCCCGCGGAGTGGCCCCCGAGAGGGCCATCATTCTCGAAAACGGCCAGCCCGTGACCCTCTTTCCAGCGGGCATCCGGCTGGAGGAGGCCGTCAACGCCGAGTCCATCCTGGTCGACGGCAAGGGCGTGGGCGACGTGGGGCAGAGCGTGCTCAAGGAGCGCCAGATCCTGGGTGGGGAGGGCCTCGTGGTCGTCCTGCTGGTCCAGGACGAGTTCGGGACCATCGTCTTCGGCCCGAGCATCCAGTCCAAGGGCTTCATCTTCGAGCAGCACTTCGCCCACATCCTCGAGGACGCCAAGTGCATCATCCTCGACGTCATGGAGGGCAACCCGAACTGCGAAGCCTACAAGTTGGAGGAGCGCATCCGCTCCGCCCTGCGCCGCTTCTTCCGCAAGGTCCTGGAGCGCGACCCCATCGTCATTCCCCTCGTGGCCAGGGTCTGA
- a CDS encoding methyl-accepting chemotaxis protein gives MKLRTKFVLPLFLTVVCLGLAGALLIRGQLTEFQGQLLRSIAEEKSREVNTAIETLAAQGLEKAALFSRRTDVIQAFELAHLGNLENESDPTLQRAREELRALLSDDLSGFKEVSGKAMQLHFHLPPARSLVRLWREKQTKRKGEWVDISDDLSSFRQTVMQVNADGKPLRGIEVGSGGFAIRGIAPVKDASGRQLGSVETLESFESVIAGAASGEGRSMAVYMNAENLSVATELQNPDKNPVVGGKFVLVTPTEDGRVEGLVTPDFLLAGQKGTAYQRFGDMALAAFPVNDYAGTQVGVLVYAFDASSWTAAIRDVAFYILALMGLILVAAGLVSSFVLQRLIVRPLGDMMSRIVDITEDRADLTDRLTVKSRDEIGELCSWFNKLLDKIRNILGEVARNSGQVARASEGLLQLAGGLREYSDVMTRSASDAASSTDEMSANMNTVAAAMEEYAVNIGTVAASSEQMSATISEIAVNTGKAKDMTVQAVTAADKATTQVSELGAATRDIGKITESIMAISSQTNLLALNATIEAARAGEAGRGFAVVANEIKELAQQTARETEEIRNSIQGIQQATSQTVREIEQITEVIGDVDAIVGTIAAAVEEQSVTTKDIAENVGQASVGVQQVNENVAHTDTAVREIARDVGKVREVSGDVAATAAAVHDNARGLSGLAEELDTMVGKFKI, from the coding sequence ATGAAACTCAGGACAAAATTCGTACTCCCGCTTTTCCTGACAGTGGTCTGTCTCGGACTTGCCGGAGCGCTGCTCATCCGCGGCCAACTCACCGAATTCCAGGGGCAGCTTCTGCGCTCCATCGCCGAGGAGAAATCGCGCGAGGTCAACACGGCCATCGAGACGCTAGCGGCCCAGGGCCTGGAGAAGGCCGCCCTTTTTTCCCGCCGCACGGACGTCATCCAGGCCTTCGAACTCGCCCACCTCGGCAACCTCGAAAACGAAAGCGACCCCACCCTGCAGCGCGCCAGGGAAGAGTTGCGCGCCCTGCTGTCCGACGACCTCTCGGGCTTCAAGGAGGTTTCGGGCAAGGCCATGCAGCTGCATTTCCACCTCCCGCCGGCGCGCAGCCTCGTGCGCCTGTGGCGCGAGAAGCAGACCAAGCGCAAGGGTGAGTGGGTGGACATCTCGGACGACCTGTCGAGTTTTCGGCAGACGGTCATGCAGGTCAACGCCGACGGCAAGCCCCTGCGGGGCATCGAGGTCGGTAGCGGCGGCTTCGCCATCCGGGGCATCGCCCCCGTCAAGGACGCGAGCGGCAGGCAGCTCGGATCCGTGGAGACCCTCGAATCCTTCGAGTCCGTCATCGCCGGGGCGGCCTCCGGGGAAGGCCGGAGCATGGCGGTCTACATGAACGCCGAAAACCTCTCCGTGGCCACGGAACTGCAGAATCCGGACAAGAACCCCGTGGTGGGCGGGAAGTTCGTGCTCGTGACGCCGACCGAGGACGGGCGGGTCGAAGGCCTCGTCACCCCCGACTTCCTGCTTGCGGGGCAGAAGGGCACCGCCTACCAGCGCTTCGGGGACATGGCCCTGGCGGCCTTTCCGGTCAACGACTACGCCGGCACCCAGGTCGGCGTGCTGGTCTACGCCTTCGACGCGTCGTCCTGGACCGCCGCCATCCGCGACGTGGCTTTCTACATCCTGGCCCTCATGGGCCTCATCCTCGTGGCCGCGGGACTGGTCAGCTCCTTCGTCCTGCAGCGCCTCATCGTCCGGCCCCTGGGCGACATGATGTCCCGCATCGTGGACATCACCGAAGACAGGGCCGACCTCACCGACCGCCTGACCGTGAAGTCGAGGGATGAAATCGGGGAGCTGTGCTCGTGGTTCAACAAGCTCCTGGACAAGATCCGCAACATCCTGGGCGAAGTCGCCCGCAACTCCGGACAGGTCGCACGGGCCTCCGAAGGGCTGCTGCAACTCGCCGGGGGCCTCAGGGAGTATTCCGACGTCATGACGCGCTCGGCGTCCGACGCCGCATCATCAACGGACGAAATGAGCGCCAACATGAATACCGTGGCCGCGGCGATGGAAGAATACGCGGTCAACATCGGCACCGTGGCCGCCAGCTCCGAACAGATGAGCGCCACCATCTCCGAAATCGCCGTGAACACGGGCAAGGCCAAGGACATGACCGTACAGGCCGTGACAGCGGCGGACAAGGCCACGACCCAGGTCAGCGAGCTCGGCGCCGCGACGCGGGACATCGGCAAGATCACCGAGTCCATCATGGCCATCTCGTCCCAGACCAACCTCCTGGCCCTCAACGCGACCATCGAGGCGGCCCGGGCCGGCGAAGCGGGACGCGGCTTCGCCGTTGTGGCCAACGAGATCAAGGAGCTCGCGCAGCAGACCGCCCGCGAGACCGAGGAAATCCGCAACAGCATCCAGGGCATCCAGCAGGCCACCAGCCAGACGGTACGCGAGATCGAACAGATCACCGAGGTCATCGGCGACGTGGACGCCATCGTCGGCACCATCGCCGCGGCCGTGGAGGAGCAGTCCGTGACGACCAAGGACATCGCCGAGAACGTCGGTCAGGCATCCGTGGGCGTGCAGCAGGTGAACGAGAACGTGGCCCACACCGACACGGCGGTCCGCGAGATCGCCCGCGACGTGGGCAAGGTGCGGGAGGTCTCCGGCGACGTCGCCGCCACGGCCGCGGCCGTGCACGACAACGCCCGGGGCCTGTCCGGACTGGCCGAAGAGCTCGACACCATGGTCGGCAAGTTCAAGATCTAG
- a CDS encoding 4Fe-4S dicluster domain-containing protein: protein MSKYRMKLDKSRCIHCKACEVHCKVKNNNPVGIKYAVHTSGAPEFKDGKIVMKASFRSCYHCEDPACVAACPTQAMVRRESDGLVYVIKELCIGCESCISACPWNIPVLHEEENVVGKCDYCMDRLDAGLEPACVTACTTHALCLERKK, encoded by the coding sequence ATGAGCAAATACAGAATGAAATTGGACAAGTCGCGTTGCATCCACTGCAAAGCCTGCGAGGTGCACTGCAAGGTCAAGAACAACAATCCCGTCGGCATCAAGTACGCCGTGCATACATCCGGCGCTCCTGAATTCAAGGACGGAAAGATCGTCATGAAGGCGTCCTTCCGCAGCTGCTACCATTGCGAAGATCCGGCTTGCGTCGCGGCATGCCCTACGCAGGCCATGGTGCGCAGAGAATCCGACGGCCTGGTCTACGTGATCAAGGAGCTTTGCATCGGGTGTGAATCATGCATCTCCGCCTGCCCATGGAACATCCCCGTTCTGCATGAAGAGGAGAATGTCGTCGGGAAGTGCGACTACTGCATGGACAGGCTCGACGCAGGACTCGAACCAGCCTGTGTGACTGCATGCACGACACACGCGCTGTGTCTTGAACGAAAAAAATAG